In the Nitrospirota bacterium genome, ATTTAGATAAGGCCGTTCACGCCGCCTTCAGCTTCCTTCGAATGTCCGGGAACTGACTCTTGAATTCGGGCATGGCACGGGACAGGTATATCTTGATCGCTTTGAGCTCTTCGAGAACATCCTGCATTTCCACGTCGAGCATGACTTCGTGCCGCTTCAGGCTTTCGGCGAGCTCCAGCAGGGCGGTCTCCTGGATCTTCAGCCGCTCCGTCAGATCGCTTTCGATTTTCCGTGCCATGAGGGCCTCCTCTCGTTACCGGTTCAGTTTTATTCCAAGCTTTTGCTCCACGGACTCGAGCTTTGCTTCCATGCGCTTCTCTTTGCCTTTTCGGTCGTCGATCTTGATCGAGGTCAGCACGCGCTCAGAGCCTCTCATCACCATGTCATGGCATTTCCTGATCACGCCCATCACCGCGTCCCAGTCCCCTTCAACCACGGTGCCCATGGGGTTCGCCTTGTAGCTTACGCCGCTTTCAGCCACGATCTTCATGACCTCTGCGACGAAAGGACTAA is a window encoding:
- a CDS encoding MTH1187 family thiamine-binding protein; amino-acid sequence: MSVLAEFSIVPLGTGASVSPFVAEVMKIVAESGVSYKANPMGTVVEGDWDAVMGVIRKCHDMVMRGSERVLTSIKIDDRKGKEKRMEAKLESVEQKLGIKLNR